In a single window of the Luteibacter rhizovicinus DSM 16549 genome:
- a CDS encoding LysR family transcriptional regulator, with protein MQRSMISMALSSVSLRDLALVQAVAREGSFNSAARAMYISPSGLSHQVQKVEQALGMPLFERGGRRVVPTTSGQRLLGYIEAVLGAAEHLEHAARAGDVAFGSELRLGVPSTLGPYLLPHFIEPFPQRFPGARLTISEGKPRGLLRRLQEGELDAVLAPPSATITGLDSTALFFEPYELLLQAGHALAGRSAIALTELDAADATLMAESHGNGVSDLGMPGAARPERIQDLSIESLATLVALRGGYTLVPILAHDRLGSIPNVVLAAVEGARPGRHIALYWRSATPWRDDLARFGDLLRELAGTIPGLDAAAS; from the coding sequence TGCAGCGTTCGATGATTTCGATGGCCCTGTCGTCGGTGTCGTTGCGCGACCTCGCGCTGGTCCAGGCCGTGGCGCGCGAAGGCAGCTTCAACAGCGCGGCCCGCGCCATGTACATCAGCCCGTCCGGCCTCTCGCACCAGGTGCAGAAGGTGGAGCAGGCGCTGGGCATGCCCTTGTTCGAGCGGGGCGGTCGACGGGTCGTGCCCACGACCAGCGGGCAGCGGCTGCTCGGCTACATCGAAGCGGTACTGGGCGCGGCCGAACATCTGGAGCATGCGGCCCGGGCCGGCGACGTCGCCTTTGGCAGCGAACTGCGGCTGGGCGTGCCGTCCACCCTGGGTCCTTATCTGCTGCCCCATTTCATCGAGCCGTTTCCCCAGCGTTTCCCGGGCGCGCGGCTGACGATCTCCGAGGGCAAGCCACGGGGCTTGCTTCGGCGTCTTCAGGAAGGTGAGCTCGATGCGGTCCTGGCGCCGCCCAGCGCCACGATCACCGGGCTCGATTCGACGGCGCTCTTCTTCGAGCCCTATGAGTTGCTGCTACAGGCGGGGCACGCACTGGCCGGGCGCAGCGCCATCGCGCTCACCGAGCTGGATGCCGCCGACGCGACCCTGATGGCCGAAAGCCATGGTAACGGGGTGTCGGACCTGGGTATGCCGGGTGCGGCGCGTCCGGAGCGTATCCAGGACCTCAGTATCGAAAGCCTGGCGACCCTGGTCGCCCTGCGTGGCGGTTATACGCTGGTGCCGATCCTGGCTCACGACCGGCTTGGGTCGATTCCCAACGTGGTCCTGGCGGCCGTCGAGGGTGCCCGGCCGGGGCGGCATATTGCCCTGTACTGGCGAAGCGCCACGCCGTG